One window of Xylocopa sonorina isolate GNS202 chromosome 9, iyXylSono1_principal, whole genome shotgun sequence genomic DNA carries:
- the LOC143427681 gene encoding traB domain-containing protein isoform X1 — MSDAKSLQVQSPTETFIANELQIDVQLNDKSKNEYNTTAISVDNKEKRNKEVVGHQLRFNTNNHIDDKNDTNVPIQPEYDASIDERLPETVKLITTPEGGKLYLVGTAHFSVDSQNDVSTIIRAVQPDIVVVELCKARINIININEDALYHYSSKLSLRNLTEILWDYGTSNGLLHIVLYKVIASVIKELGMPPGGEFRTAFEEVKKIPNCIIQLADRSINITFQRALRELSWWETIKLAWIFIWTDTHIDKEGVEEYKKKSVIEELITKLREEYPAIERTFVKERDIYLTYHLQMAVMAQLNSKGSRPPRVVGVVGIGHTKGILENWGKVKESDIWPIMRVPPQALSSKILKFTIKVSLLGAVLYVGYKVIPMPSSSTLQSMKSSIQGLLKVSVKK; from the exons ATGAGTGATGCTAAAAGTCTACAAGTCCAGAGCCCAACCGAAACATTTATTGCCAATGAGTTGCAAATAGATGTACAGTTAAATGATAAATCAAAAAATGAGTACAATACTACGGCAATTTCAGTGGATAATAAAGAAAAACGAAATAAAG aggTTGTCGGTCATCAATTGAGATTTAATACCAATAATCATATAGATGATAAAAATGATACCAATGTACCAATTCAACCAGAATACGATGCAAGTATAGACGAAAGGTTACCAGAGACTGTGAAATTAATTACTACACCGGAAGGAGGGAAATTATATTTAGTAGGCACGGCACATTTCAGTGTTGATAGTCAAAACGATGTTTCGACG aTTATTCGGGCTGTGCAACCGGATATAGTGGTAGTAGAATTATGTAAAGCCAGGATCAACATTATAAATATTAACGAAGATGCTCTATATCACTATTCTTCAAAATTAAGTCTTC GAAATTTAACTGAAATATTGTGGGATTATGGAACTTCTAATGGATTATTGCATATTGTATTGTACAAAGTCATAGCCAGTGTTATTAAAGAATTGGGAATGCCACCAGGTGGTGAATTTCGTACAGCATTCGAAGAG GTAAAAAAAATACCGAATTGTATTATTCAATTGGCTGATCGTTCGATTAATATAACGTTCCAACGTGCATTAAGAGAATTGTCTTGGTGGGAGACTATCAAGCTTGCGTGGATATTTATATGGACAGATACGCATATCGATAAGGAAGGGGTTGAAGAATATAAAAAGAAATCTGTGATAGAAGAGTTGATTACAAAACTTAGAGAAGAATACCCAGCAATAGAGAGAACATTTGTCAAAGAGAGGGATATATATCTTACCTATCATCTACAAATGGCCGTTATGGCTCAACTCAATTCAAAGGGATCAAGACCACCAAGAGTTGTAGGAGTTGTTGGTATAGGACATACCAAAGGAATTCTTGAGAACTGGGGGAAAGTAAAAGAATCCGATATATGGCCTATCAtgcg AGTACCTCCCCAAGCATTATCGAGCAAAATATTGAAATTTACGATTAAAGTCTCATTATTGGGGGCTGTACTTTATGTGGGATATAAAGTTATACCCATGCCTTCTAGTAGTACGTTACAATCTATGAAATCGTCGATTCAGGGATTGTTAAAGGTCAGTGTTAAAAAGTAG
- the LOC143427681 gene encoding traB domain-containing protein isoform X2, whose product MPVQYKNKRKLSKRQEVVGHQLRFNTNNHIDDKNDTNVPIQPEYDASIDERLPETVKLITTPEGGKLYLVGTAHFSVDSQNDVSTIIRAVQPDIVVVELCKARINIININEDALYHYSSKLSLRNLTEILWDYGTSNGLLHIVLYKVIASVIKELGMPPGGEFRTAFEEVKKIPNCIIQLADRSINITFQRALRELSWWETIKLAWIFIWTDTHIDKEGVEEYKKKSVIEELITKLREEYPAIERTFVKERDIYLTYHLQMAVMAQLNSKGSRPPRVVGVVGIGHTKGILENWGKVKESDIWPIMRVPPQALSSKILKFTIKVSLLGAVLYVGYKVIPMPSSSTLQSMKSSIQGLLKVSVKK is encoded by the exons ATGCCAGTGCaatacaaaaataaaagaaagttATCAAAGCGTCAAG aggTTGTCGGTCATCAATTGAGATTTAATACCAATAATCATATAGATGATAAAAATGATACCAATGTACCAATTCAACCAGAATACGATGCAAGTATAGACGAAAGGTTACCAGAGACTGTGAAATTAATTACTACACCGGAAGGAGGGAAATTATATTTAGTAGGCACGGCACATTTCAGTGTTGATAGTCAAAACGATGTTTCGACG aTTATTCGGGCTGTGCAACCGGATATAGTGGTAGTAGAATTATGTAAAGCCAGGATCAACATTATAAATATTAACGAAGATGCTCTATATCACTATTCTTCAAAATTAAGTCTTC GAAATTTAACTGAAATATTGTGGGATTATGGAACTTCTAATGGATTATTGCATATTGTATTGTACAAAGTCATAGCCAGTGTTATTAAAGAATTGGGAATGCCACCAGGTGGTGAATTTCGTACAGCATTCGAAGAG GTAAAAAAAATACCGAATTGTATTATTCAATTGGCTGATCGTTCGATTAATATAACGTTCCAACGTGCATTAAGAGAATTGTCTTGGTGGGAGACTATCAAGCTTGCGTGGATATTTATATGGACAGATACGCATATCGATAAGGAAGGGGTTGAAGAATATAAAAAGAAATCTGTGATAGAAGAGTTGATTACAAAACTTAGAGAAGAATACCCAGCAATAGAGAGAACATTTGTCAAAGAGAGGGATATATATCTTACCTATCATCTACAAATGGCCGTTATGGCTCAACTCAATTCAAAGGGATCAAGACCACCAAGAGTTGTAGGAGTTGTTGGTATAGGACATACCAAAGGAATTCTTGAGAACTGGGGGAAAGTAAAAGAATCCGATATATGGCCTATCAtgcg AGTACCTCCCCAAGCATTATCGAGCAAAATATTGAAATTTACGATTAAAGTCTCATTATTGGGGGCTGTACTTTATGTGGGATATAAAGTTATACCCATGCCTTCTAGTAGTACGTTACAATCTATGAAATCGTCGATTCAGGGATTGTTAAAGGTCAGTGTTAAAAAGTAG
- the LOC143427685 gene encoding putative histone-lysine N-methyltransferase set-23, protein MEAIACTDDYEHTVSDVMYVVNNIPGPGVDLDEFESEYSVGCSCTIQCFNCSCTRGSPNYVDGRIVDEKLSGPIIECNSHCTCRENCGNRVIQNGPVDSLIVLKVNGKGFGLFTNKCIKKCQFICEYAGEVIGIEEAKRRVEANKNSMNYVLVVSEYIEDRVMVTCIDPKHFGNIGRYSNHSCEPNANLVPIRVEGPVPRLCLFASRDIEVGEEITFNYAGGVTSSVHNLSDTRCLCGSNNCSGYLPHNSI, encoded by the coding sequence ATGGAGGCGATCGCCTGTACAGATGATTATGAACACACTGTATCTGATGTCATGTACGTGGTAAACAATATACCAGGTCCTGGAGTAGATTTAGATGAATTCGAATCAGAATATTCTGTAGGTTGTTCATGTACAATTCAGTGTTTCAATTGTTCGTGTACACGTGGTTCACCGAATTACGTCGATGGTCGGATAGTAGACGAGAAATTATCAGGGCCAATAATTGAATGCAACTCTCACTGTACCTGTAGGGAAAATTGCGGCAATAGGGTGATTCAGAACGGTCCCGTGGACAGTTTAATTGTGTTAAAGGTTAATGGGAAAGGATTCGGTTTGTTCACCAATAAATGCATTAAGAAATGTCAGTTTATATGCGAGTACGCTGGTGAAGTAATAGGTATCGAAGAAGCAAAGCGTAGGGTAGAGGCGAACAAAAATAGTATGAATTATGTTCTCGTTGTTTCTGAATATATCGAGGATCGAGTAATGGTGACATGCATAGATCCTAAGCATTTTGGTAATATCGGACGGTACTCCAATCATAGCTGCGAACCAAACGCTAATCTTGTACCTATCAGAGTCGAAGGTCCGGTACCTCGATTGTGTTTGTTCGCATCCAGAGACATAGAGGTTGGCGAGGAGATTACTTTCAATTATGCTGGCGGAGTTACTAGTTCCGTCCATAATCTCAGTGATACACGCTGCCTTTGTGGCTCTAACAATTGTTCTGGTTATCTGCCTCATAACTCTATATAA
- the Cchl gene encoding cytochrome c heme lyase — protein sequence MGNLMTSAVSATDVIMPVHQQQTPTTQHHGMHKSEGEPPPECPMHKSVPEKSPATYSSECPINDMAPQDINPLNMMPPANQQPAPDQPFLLPTERQVSSIPKATGDEKFWVYPSQQMFWNAMLRKGWRWKNDDLTPNDMDNIIKIHNANNEQAWQEVLKWEALHARECSSPKLRSFGGKAKQYSPRARIRYWMGYELPFDRHDWIIDRCGKDVRYVIDYYDGGMVDERFTFALLDVRPAMDSLENIWDRMRVAWLRWKYCNNSPESECATKNEAK from the exons ATGGGTAATTTAATGACTTCTGCTGTATCAGCGACCGATGTAATAATGCCAGTGCATCAGCAACAAACTCCGACAACTCAGCATCATGGCATGCACAAATCTGAAGGAGAACCTCCACCCGAGTGCCCTATGCATAAATCGGTTCCGGAAAAATCACCTGCCACATATTCTAGCGAATGTCCAATCAACGATATGGCTCCACAGGACATTAATCCTCTTAACATG ATGCCACCTGCTAATCAACAACCAGCGCCAGATCAACCTTTCCTACTACCCACAGAGAGACAAGTTTCATCTATACCGAAAGCAACGGGTGATGAAAAATTCTGGGTGTACCCCTCCCAGCAAATGTTCTGGAACGCGATGCTGAGAAAAGGCTGGCGTTGGAAGAACGACGATTTAACGCCAAACGACATggataatataataaaaatccACAATGCAAATAACGAGCAAGCCTGGCAGGAAGTGCTTAAATGGGAGGCACTTCACGCGAGAGAGTGCAGCTCTCCCAAACTACGTAGCTTTGGGGGTAAAGCCAAACAGTATTCGCCACGTGCACGTATTCGATATTGGATGGG aTACGAGCTACCATTTGATCGTCACGATTGGATTATAGATAGATGTGGAAAGGATGTACGATACGTTATCGATTACTATGACGGTGGAATGGTCGATGAAAGGTTCACATTCGCGTTACTCGATGTTAGACCTGCTATGGATTCACTGGAGAACATTTGGGATCGAATGAGAGTAGCATGGTTGCGATGGAAATATTGCAACAATTCGCCGGAATCAGAATGTGCCACAAAAAATGAGGCAAAATAA